The DNA segment TGCCGGGCCGCGGCCCGGTCGCCGAGCTGCTGGCCGCGGTCGGCAGCGAAGGTGTGCTGCCCCGCGCCGATCTGGAACTCTGCCTGCCCGAGTAGCCGTTAGGCTCTAAGGAAGAGCGCCGAGTGAAGAGCAGGGTCACGTGAAGCAACTACGGCTCGGTGTACTGGCCGGCCTGTTCGTCGTCGCCGGAGTGCTCTCCTGGGCGGGCGCCCGGCTCTGGAACGCGGTGGGCACCCTGCCGAGCGTGCCGCTCGCCGCACCCATCGTGCTGGCCGCCATCGCGGTCGTGCTGCTCGCCACGGCGCTCTCGCTCCGTGCCCGGCTGCGGGCCCAGCGGGAGCGTCGCCCCGGCGCGAAGGGCGTGGACCCGCTGATGGCGGCCCGCGCGGTGGTCTTCGCGCAGGCCAGTGCGCTGGTGGCGGCGCTGGTCTGCGGGATGTACGGCGGCACCGGCGTGTATCTGCTCAGCCACCTCGACGACCCGGCCCGCCGGGACCAGGCGATCTATGCGGGCTTCTCGCTGGTGGCGGGGGTCGCGGTGGTCGCGGCCGCGTTCTTCCTGGAGCGGGTGTGCAAGCTCCCGGACGACGAGGACCACAACGGCCAGGGAGCGTCCGTCTGAGGGACGCCCCTGCCGGGCTGTCCGGTTGACGCACCCGCGCAGCCGGGCCGGGATCCCGCGCTCCGGCGGGACCCCGTGAACCACTCGGCCGGGCGCCGGCTCAGCGCGCCATGATCAGGCTCATGGCCTCGGCCCGGGTCGCCGGGTCGCGCAGCTGGCCGCGGACCGCCGACGTGATCGTCTTGGCCCCCGGCTTCCGGACACCGCGCATCGTCATGCACATGTGCTCGCACTCGATGACCACGATCACCCCGCGCGGCTCCAGTATCTTCATCAGCGACTCCGCCACCTGCGTGGTCAGCCGCTCCTGGACCTGGGGGCGCCGGGCGAAGACGTCGACGAGCCGGGCGAGTTTCGACAGGCCGGTGATCTTCCCGTCGGAGGACGGGATGTAGCCGACGTGGGCGACCCCGGTGAACGGCACCAGGTGGTGCTCACAGTGGCTCTGCACCTCGATGTCCTTGACCAGGACCATCTCGTCGTGGCCGAGGTCGAACGTCGTCGTCAGCACGTCCTCGGGCTTCTGCCGCAGACCGGCGAAGATCTCCCTGTACGCGCGGGCCACCCGGGCCGGCGTCTCCAGCAGCCCTTCGCGGTCCGGGTCCTCCCCCACGGCGATGAGCAGCTCCCGTACGGCATTCTCGGCCCGCTTCTCGTCGAACTCGCGGATCTGGCTCGCGCCGTCCAGCGTTATCGGGTCGGTCATCTGTTCCTCGCTCCTCAAAGAAAATGCCGCGTCCCCCAGGCTAGAACCTGGGGGACGCGGCATGCATTCCGGGGCTGCCGGCACGGAAGGGCTCCCGGGCCGGCTCTCGGGTCAGCTCTCCGGCCGGTCCTCGGGAACGGCTTCGATGCCGCCGCCCTCCGGGGGGGTCGTGCCATTGGTGCCCGCGGTGACCGCACCGACGGCGCCGTTGGTGAGCGCCAGCTCCCTCGGGGAGAGCACCGGCGGGCGCGTCGAAGGCGTACGCCGGTTGGAGCCGGTCCACGCCGGACGGGCCGGACGCTTCACAATGCCGGAGAAGACCTCGGCGATCTGCTCCTTGTTCAGCGTCTCCTTCTCGAGGAGCTGGAGGACCAGGTTGTCGAGAACGTCGCGGTTCTCGACGAGGATCTCCCAGGCCTCGTTGTGCGCGGTCTCGATGAGCTTCTTGACCTCTTCGTCGACCAGCGCCGCGACCTCTTCCGAGTAGTCGCGCTGATGACCCATCTCCCGGCCGACGAACGGCTCGGTGTTGTCGCCACCGAACTTGATCGCGCCCAGGCGCTCGGTCATGCCGTACTGCGTGACCATCGCGCGAGCGGTGGCCGTGGCCTTCTCGATGTCGTTCGCCGCGCCCGTGGTCGGGTCGTGGAAAACGAGCTCCTCGGCCGCGCGCCCGCCCAGCATGTACGCCAGCTGGTCGAGCATCTCGTTGCGCGTGGTCGAGTACTTGTCCTCGTCGGGCAGGACCATCGTGTAGCCGAGAGCACGGCCTCTGGAGAGGATCGTGATCTTGTGGACCGGGTCCGAGTTGGGAGAAGCCGCCGCGACCAGGGCGTGTCCGCCCTCGTGGTACGCGGTGATCTTCTTCTCCTTGTCGGACATGATCCGGGTCCGCTTCTGCGGGCCCGCCACGACACGGTCGATCGCCTCGTCCAGCGCGTCGTTGTCCACGAGCTTGTGGTTGCCGCGCGCCGTGAGGAGCGCCGCTTCGTTCAGCACGTTGGCCAGGTCGGCACCGGTGAAGCCCGGCGTACGACGGGCGACAGCACCCAGATCGACGTCCGGGGCGACCGGCTTGCCCTTCTGGTGAACCTTGAGGATCGCCAGCCGGCCCAGCATGTCCGGACGGTCGACCGCGATCTGCCGGTCGAAACGGCCGGGACGCAGCAGCGCCGGGTCCAGGATGTCCGGACGGTTCGTGGCGGCGATCAGGATGACCCCGCCCTTCACGTCGAAGCCGTCCATCTCGACGAGCAGCTGGTTCAGCGTCTGCTCGCGCTCGTCGTGGCCACCGCCGAGGCCCGCACCGCGGTGCCGGCCGACAGCGTCGATCTCGTCGACGAAGACGATCGCCGGAGCGTTCGCCTTGGCCTGCTCGAAGAGGTCACGCACTCGGGAGGCACCGACACCGACGAACATCTCGACGAAGTCGGAACCGGAGATCGAGTAGAACGGAACACCCGCTTCGCCCGCGACGGCGCGCGCGAGCAGCGTCTTGCCCGTTCCGGGCGGCCCGTACAGCAGGACGCCCTTGGGGATCTTGGCGCCGACGGCCTGGAACTTCGCCGGCTCCTGCAGGAACTCCTTGATCTCATGGAGCTCTTCGACAGCCTCGTCGGACCCCGCCACATCGGAGAAGGTCGTCTTGGGGGTGTCCTTGGTGATCAGCTTGGCCTTTGACTTGCCGAACTGCATGACCTTGGAGCCGCCGCCCTGCATCTGATTCATCAGAAACAGGAAGACAACGACGATGAGTACGAAGGGCAGCAGCGAGAGCAGGATCCCGACGAAGGGGTTCTGCTTCGACGGCGAGACCGTGTAGCCCTTCGCGATGTCGCCGCTGTCGACCTTGCTCTGCAGCTTGGCGGCGAGGGCAGTGCCCTGTGCGTCGCCGATGTAGTTCGCCTGGAACTTGCCGCCCGACTCGCCGCCCAGCTTCTGGCCGTTCTTCAGCTCGATCTTGATGACGTTCTCGTCACCAGTCGTGACCTTGGCCTGCTCGACCTGGTTCTTGTCGATCGCCTGGACGACCTTGGAGGTGTCCACTGACTTGTAGCCGCCCGACGAGCCGACGACCTGCATCAACACGACCACGGCGAGGACGGCCAGCACGATCCACATGACCGGCCCACGGAAGTATCGCTTCACGTCCATCCATACGGGGCGGAACTACGCCCCGTCCCTCCTGCCCGTAGGTAAATGCTGCTGTGAGTAAAGAGTGTTCTTCGGACGGTACCCCAGCATTGCCGCCCGCGACCTCACGGGAGTGCCGACGAACCTGCCTTCCCCTGCTCCAACGGCGGGAAATAGGTGAGGGTTCCCGTTCGGCTCACGGCTGAATGCCGGTCCCGCCCGGCAGAGCCGGACGGGGTGTCAGCCGCCGTACACGTGCGGAGCCAGTGTGCCGACAAAGGGGAGATTGCGGTACTTCTCCGCGTAGTCGAGTCCGTATCCGACGACGAACTCATTCGGAATATCGAACCCGGCCCACTTCACATCGAGTGAGACCTTTGCCGCATCCGGCTTACGGAGCAGCGTGCAGACCTCCAGCGAGGCGGGCTCGCGGGATCCGAGGTTCGACAGCAGCCAGGAGAGAGTCAGACCCGAGTCGATGATGTCCTCGACGATCAGGACGTGCTTGCCCTTGATGTCGGTGTCCAGGTCCTTGAGGATCCGGACGACACCCGAGGACTGGGTGCCCGCGCCGTAGGACGACACCGCCATCCAGTCCATCGTGACCGA comes from the Streptomyces sp. NBC_01471 genome and includes:
- the ftsH gene encoding ATP-dependent zinc metalloprotease FtsH, translating into MDVKRYFRGPVMWIVLAVLAVVVLMQVVGSSGGYKSVDTSKVVQAIDKNQVEQAKVTTGDENVIKIELKNGQKLGGESGGKFQANYIGDAQGTALAAKLQSKVDSGDIAKGYTVSPSKQNPFVGILLSLLPFVLIVVVFLFLMNQMQGGGSKVMQFGKSKAKLITKDTPKTTFSDVAGSDEAVEELHEIKEFLQEPAKFQAVGAKIPKGVLLYGPPGTGKTLLARAVAGEAGVPFYSISGSDFVEMFVGVGASRVRDLFEQAKANAPAIVFVDEIDAVGRHRGAGLGGGHDEREQTLNQLLVEMDGFDVKGGVILIAATNRPDILDPALLRPGRFDRQIAVDRPDMLGRLAILKVHQKGKPVAPDVDLGAVARRTPGFTGADLANVLNEAALLTARGNHKLVDNDALDEAIDRVVAGPQKRTRIMSDKEKKITAYHEGGHALVAAASPNSDPVHKITILSRGRALGYTMVLPDEDKYSTTRNEMLDQLAYMLGGRAAEELVFHDPTTGAANDIEKATATARAMVTQYGMTERLGAIKFGGDNTEPFVGREMGHQRDYSEEVAALVDEEVKKLIETAHNEAWEILVENRDVLDNLVLQLLEKETLNKEQIAEVFSGIVKRPARPAWTGSNRRTPSTRPPVLSPRELALTNGAVGAVTAGTNGTTPPEGGGIEAVPEDRPES
- the hpt gene encoding hypoxanthine phosphoribosyltransferase, which translates into the protein MGTDLASVLITKEEIDAKLAELAAKIDAEYAGKDLLLVGVLKGAVMVMADLARALSSSVTMDWMAVSSYGAGTQSSGVVRILKDLDTDIKGKHVLIVEDIIDSGLTLSWLLSNLGSREPASLEVCTLLRKPDAAKVSLDVKWAGFDIPNEFVVGYGLDYAEKYRNLPFVGTLAPHVYGG
- a CDS encoding DUF3180 domain-containing protein; protein product: MKQLRLGVLAGLFVVAGVLSWAGARLWNAVGTLPSVPLAAPIVLAAIAVVLLATALSLRARLRAQRERRPGAKGVDPLMAARAVVFAQASALVAALVCGMYGGTGVYLLSHLDDPARRDQAIYAGFSLVAGVAVVAAAFFLERVCKLPDDEDHNGQGASV
- the folE gene encoding GTP cyclohydrolase I FolE — translated: MTDPITLDGASQIREFDEKRAENAVRELLIAVGEDPDREGLLETPARVARAYREIFAGLRQKPEDVLTTTFDLGHDEMVLVKDIEVQSHCEHHLVPFTGVAHVGYIPSSDGKITGLSKLARLVDVFARRPQVQERLTTQVAESLMKILEPRGVIVVIECEHMCMTMRGVRKPGAKTITSAVRGQLRDPATRAEAMSLIMAR